TTACAGCATTGAGTAACACAATCAGCACAAATGGTGCAAAGGGTGTTAATGTAATGTCAAAGAAGAAGTATGCTACCCATATAGGCAAATTAGACAGGCTTGATTTTACATTGCAGAACCACGCAATGTTGTCAATAATTTCCAAGTGTTCGTTTTCAAagtaaattggaatattttctacaAAACTCAGTCCAAACACAGCCACTGTAACTATGGCTGCGGTTCTTTCAGTGCAATATCTTACTCTCAATCTCTGGCAACAAATGGCAAtgaatcgatcaaaagtgaaagcaacAGTTAACCAGACAGAGCAATCAATGGCTGCAAAAACCAAGGCGATATTGAGACTGCAAACGGGAGTGTAATCCAAGAACGAATATGAGAAATACATGTCATTAATCTCAGAAAATATTACATCGAATATTATCACGaatagatctgccgctgccatggccaccaggtaatgaGTGATACATTTAGAAAGTCCGCATCTCCCAcgggacagaatcacaatcgccactagATTACCTACAAGAAAAAGAGAATACAAGGGAAACTATTAATTGCATTCAATTCACAGGGGCAGTCAGTTTAAGAATATGTTATACGGAAATTAACTAAATCTTTT
This region of Heterodontus francisci isolate sHetFra1 unplaced genomic scaffold, sHetFra1.hap1 HAP1_SCAFFOLD_1252, whole genome shotgun sequence genomic DNA includes:
- the LOC137362834 gene encoding probable G-protein coupled receptor 139 — its product is MECLNKLEINRNEKRIIQNLYWIKQGNLVAIVILSRGRCGLSKCITHYLVAMAAADLFVIIFDVIFSEINDMYFSYSFLDYTPVCSLNIALVFAAIDCSVWLTVAFTFDRFIAICCQRLRVRYCTERTAAIVTVAVFGLSFVENIPIYFENEHLEIIDNIAWFCNVKSSLSNLPIWVAYFFFDITLTPFAPFVLIVLLNAVTIRYIMRANRLRRGFRRNNNNENHSDPEMENRRKSIILLLAISSCFILLWMVTFVHSVCTQFAGIQFMLTDYNDPFAIMEHTGYMLQCLSSCTNTFIYAVAQAKFREELKHIIKYPLTLSSWLQKIET